A genome region from Stenotrophomonas maltophilia includes the following:
- a CDS encoding TonB-dependent receptor, with protein sequence MTRSSRASRTSRLTPRGLGALTPGATTIEYAGKITSGLGSYTQWRGLGSLRMGKNRWTGVYSAQYIGSADDIIAVPDTIGSHVSSVVYHSLQLSYGIKKKWDISAGVEKVLDKKAPFVKNNPNTDTDTMTYDLLGRRWNVRFGYHW encoded by the coding sequence ATGACCAGATCCAGCAGGGCTTCCAGGACCTCCAGACTCACCCCGCGTGGGTTGGGGGCGCTCACGCCCGGGGCCACCACCATTGAGTACGCCGGCAAGATCACCAGCGGCTTGGGTAGCTACACCCAGTGGCGTGGCTTGGGCTCACTGCGTATGGGCAAGAACCGTTGGACCGGCGTCTATTCGGCGCAGTACATCGGCAGCGCGGACGACATCATCGCCGTGCCCGACACGATCGGCTCGCATGTGTCCAGCGTGGTGTACCACAGCCTGCAACTGAGCTACGGCATCAAGAAGAAGTGGGATATCTCCGCCGGCGTTGAAAAAGTGCTCGATAAGAAGGCGCCGTTCGTGAAGAACAACCCCAACACCGACACCGACACCATGACGTACGACTTGCTGGGTCGTCGCTGGAATGTCCGCTTTGGTTACCACTGGTAA
- a CDS encoding efflux RND transporter permease subunit — protein MIARLIHACIANRVLVLVAAALLAVVGIWSVKNTPLDALPDLSDTQVIIRTQWAGQTPRIIEDQVTYPLATTMLSVPGVKAVRGFSFFGDSFVYILFDDATDLYWARSRVLEYLSQVRDRLPPNVNPALGPDATGLGWIYQYALVDRTGQRDVGQLRALQDWFLRYELKTVPDVAEVASVGGAVRAWQIQPDPQALAARGLTVAELIEAVDAANGATGGSVIEQGEAELMVRSEGYLRTQEAFEQVPVTGNDGIPVLLGEVATISRGPVFRRGIAELDGQGEVAGGVIVLRTGKDALGAIRNVKARLQALQSSLPEGVEVVPVYDRSELIQDAVRNLTHKLGEEFLVVALVCLLFLWHLRSALVAVITLPLGILAAFIVMHAQGISANLLSLGGIAIAIGAMVDAAVVMIENAHKHLEHWREAHGREPQGEERWQLMARSAAEVGPALFASLLVITLSFVPVFALQAQEGRLFSPLAYTKTYAMAAAAGLSVTLIPVLMGYLIRGRIRPEQQNPINRILIAGYRPILLWVLKHPGVTLLLSGLLLVLTLIPFSRLGSEFMPPLEEGSLLYMPTALPGLSADKARQLLQLSGRMIKTVPEVEHVFGKAGRAESATDPAPIEMFETTVTFKPRDQWRPGMTPQKLRQELDAAVKIPGLTNLWVPPIRNRIDMLATGIKSPIGIKVSGPDVEQIERLSQQIEQVAKTVPGVSSALAERVTGGRYVDVQVRPEIAARYGFTQGQLQQLIATVVGGDPIGETIEGRERYPIVLRYPRGQRDSLQALQDLPLIAPGGVQLTLSQVAELSISPGPPMLKSDNGRLVGYIYVDVADRDLGSVVQDLQAAVQTQVSLPAGYGLAWSGQYEYLQRALARLQWVVPAALAIIFLVIWMVFRRLSDVSIILLSLPLALVGGFWLIWGLGHAISVASMIGFIALGGVAAEFGVIMLLYLRHAWEQRLASGAPEDVSTLQEAIYEGAVQRVRPKAMTVAVILAGLFPLFVGAGAGSEVMQRIAAPMLGGMLTAPVLSMVVIPAAFYLVRRRGLRAARGDQ, from the coding sequence ATGATCGCGCGCCTGATCCATGCTTGCATCGCCAATCGCGTGCTGGTGCTGGTTGCCGCCGCGCTGCTGGCGGTGGTCGGTATCTGGTCGGTAAAGAACACGCCGCTGGATGCGCTGCCGGACCTGTCCGATACCCAGGTCATCATCCGCACGCAATGGGCGGGGCAAACCCCGCGCATCATCGAAGACCAGGTCACCTACCCGTTGGCCACCACGATGTTGTCCGTGCCGGGCGTGAAGGCGGTACGCGGCTTCTCCTTCTTCGGTGATTCATTCGTCTACATCCTGTTTGACGATGCCACTGATCTTTACTGGGCGCGCTCTCGAGTGCTCGAGTACTTGAGCCAGGTACGCGATCGACTTCCGCCGAATGTGAATCCGGCGCTGGGTCCTGATGCGACAGGACTGGGCTGGATCTACCAGTACGCCTTGGTGGATCGAACAGGTCAACGTGATGTGGGGCAGCTGCGTGCGTTGCAGGACTGGTTTCTTCGTTATGAGCTAAAAACCGTGCCGGACGTGGCTGAAGTAGCCAGTGTGGGCGGTGCGGTGCGCGCCTGGCAGATCCAGCCCGATCCGCAGGCGTTGGCGGCCCGTGGACTGACGGTGGCCGAGCTCATCGAGGCGGTGGATGCGGCCAACGGCGCTACCGGGGGCTCGGTGATCGAACAAGGCGAAGCCGAACTGATGGTGCGCAGCGAAGGCTACCTGCGCACACAGGAGGCGTTCGAACAGGTGCCGGTAACCGGCAACGACGGCATCCCCGTCCTGCTCGGCGAGGTGGCCACGATCAGTCGCGGGCCGGTCTTCCGTCGTGGTATCGCAGAGTTGGATGGTCAAGGTGAGGTGGCCGGCGGCGTGATCGTCCTGCGGACCGGCAAGGATGCCTTGGGGGCCATTCGGAACGTCAAAGCGCGACTGCAGGCGTTGCAATCCAGCTTGCCCGAGGGCGTGGAAGTGGTGCCGGTGTACGACCGCTCCGAGCTGATCCAGGATGCGGTACGCAACCTCACCCACAAGCTTGGCGAAGAGTTTCTGGTCGTAGCGCTGGTATGCCTGCTGTTCCTGTGGCACCTACGCTCGGCGTTGGTGGCCGTCATCACCCTGCCTTTGGGTATCCTGGCGGCCTTCATCGTGATGCACGCCCAGGGGATCTCCGCCAACTTGCTGTCATTAGGCGGCATCGCCATCGCCATTGGTGCGATGGTCGATGCAGCGGTGGTGATGATCGAAAATGCACACAAGCATCTGGAGCACTGGCGGGAGGCGCACGGCCGGGAACCTCAGGGTGAGGAGCGCTGGCAGCTGATGGCCCGCTCGGCGGCCGAGGTCGGACCGGCCCTGTTCGCCAGCTTGCTGGTCATCACCCTGTCTTTCGTGCCGGTTTTTGCCCTGCAGGCGCAGGAAGGGCGATTGTTCTCGCCTCTGGCCTACACCAAGACCTACGCGATGGCCGCCGCAGCAGGGTTGTCGGTGACCTTGATCCCCGTCTTGATGGGCTACCTGATCCGCGGCCGCATCCGCCCGGAACAGCAGAACCCCATCAATCGCATCCTGATCGCTGGCTATCGGCCCATCCTGCTGTGGGTCCTCAAACATCCCGGTGTCACCTTGCTGCTCAGCGGCCTGCTGCTAGTGCTCACCTTGATCCCCTTTAGCCGGTTGGGCAGTGAGTTCATGCCGCCCTTGGAAGAAGGCAGCCTGTTGTACATGCCCACGGCCCTGCCCGGCCTGTCCGCCGACAAGGCCCGTCAGTTGCTCCAGCTCTCGGGCCGGATGATCAAGACCGTACCGGAGGTTGAGCACGTGTTCGGCAAGGCGGGCCGTGCCGAAAGTGCGACCGATCCGGCACCGATCGAAATGTTTGAGACCACCGTGACCTTCAAGCCGCGGGATCAATGGCGCCCGGGCATGACCCCCCAGAAGCTACGCCAGGAGTTGGACGCAGCGGTCAAGATTCCCGGTCTGACCAACCTATGGGTCCCGCCCATTCGCAATCGCATCGATATGTTGGCCACCGGCATCAAGAGCCCGATTGGGATCAAGGTCTCCGGACCCGATGTGGAGCAGATCGAGCGCCTGAGCCAGCAGATCGAGCAGGTGGCCAAGACTGTGCCCGGCGTGAGTTCGGCACTGGCCGAACGCGTCACGGGTGGGCGCTATGTCGATGTACAGGTGCGCCCGGAAATCGCTGCACGTTACGGATTCACTCAAGGCCAACTCCAGCAACTGATTGCCACGGTCGTTGGCGGTGATCCAATCGGGGAAACGATCGAGGGGCGCGAACGCTATCCCATCGTCTTGCGCTACCCCCGTGGCCAGCGTGACTCGTTGCAGGCCTTGCAGGATCTGCCGCTGATCGCGCCAGGCGGTGTGCAACTGACCTTGAGCCAGGTGGCGGAGCTGTCAATCAGCCCAGGCCCGCCGATGCTCAAGAGCGATAACGGCCGGTTGGTGGGCTACATCTACGTGGATGTGGCCGATCGCGACTTGGGATCGGTGGTCCAGGACCTGCAAGCCGCGGTGCAGACCCAGGTGAGTTTGCCTGCCGGCTATGGTCTGGCGTGGTCGGGGCAGTACGAGTATCTGCAACGGGCTTTGGCACGCCTGCAATGGGTGGTGCCCGCGGCGTTGGCGATCATCTTCCTGGTCATCTGGATGGTGTTTCGCCGGCTTAGCGATGTATCCATCATCCTGCTCAGCTTGCCCTTGGCGTTGGTGGGCGGTTTCTGGTTGATCTGGGGGCTGGGCCATGCGATTTCGGTGGCCAGCATGATCGGATTCATCGCCCTGGGCGGCGTTGCGGCTGAGTTCGGCGTCATCATGCTGCTGTACCTGCGTCATGCCTGGGAGCAGCGCTTGGCCAGCGGTGCGCCGGAAGATGTGTCTACCCTGCAAGAGGCTATCTACGAAGGCGCCGTGCAACGGGTGCGCCCGAAGGCGATGACGGTAGCCGTCATCCTAGCCGGGTTGTTTCCGCTTTTCGTCGGTGCCGGTGCCGGCTCGGAGGTCATGCAACGTATCGCCGCGCCGATGCTGGGTGGCATGCTCACCGCACCGGTGCTCTCTATGGTGGTGATTCCCGCAGCGTTCTATCTAGTGCGGCGACGTGGATTGCGCGCGGCGCGGGGCGACCAATGA
- a CDS encoding DUF305 domain-containing protein codes for MSSSHGTHENAQDPQSQHAKPHASHQPAHQAQQGHQGHYGRLLLMMGLSFVAMYALMYAMVDQWANVYNNVNQFYMAGLMAAPMLLIELWLMSSMYPDRRRNLILAGLTVAFMLFCWWGIRTQAAVTDKQFIRSMIPHHAGAILMCEENRLKDPELVKLCQDIITSQTQEIAQMKQLLAERSH; via the coding sequence ATGTCCTCTTCGCACGGTACGCACGAAAACGCGCAAGACCCGCAGTCCCAGCACGCAAAACCGCACGCCTCACACCAACCTGCCCACCAGGCACAACAAGGGCATCAAGGCCATTACGGCCGCCTGTTGTTGATGATGGGCCTGTCTTTCGTGGCCATGTACGCATTGATGTACGCAATGGTCGATCAGTGGGCTAACGTCTATAACAACGTGAACCAGTTCTACATGGCGGGCCTGATGGCCGCTCCCATGCTGCTGATCGAGCTGTGGCTAATGTCCAGCATGTACCCCGATCGCCGACGCAATCTGATTCTGGCTGGTCTGACGGTGGCGTTCATGCTGTTCTGCTGGTGGGGCATTCGCACTCAAGCAGCGGTCACTGACAAACAGTTCATCCGTTCGATGATTCCCCACCACGCTGGCGCCATCCTGATGTGTGAGGAGAATCGTCTGAAGGATCCTGAGTTGGTGAAGCTCTGCCAGGACATTATTACCTCGCAGACACAGGAGATCGCGCAAATGAAGCAGTTGCTGGCTGAGCGTTCCCATTAG
- a CDS encoding arginase family protein: MVVAPGVSAPNPRGVSLEVLEALLDLVMASGKVRVVDVAELCPPLDPDQATARVAARLIHRMVSAQAQ, encoded by the coding sequence ATGGTGGTGGCCCCGGGCGTGAGCGCCCCCAACCCACGCGGGGTGAGTCTGGAGGTCCTGGAAGCCCTGCTGGATCTGGTCATGGCCTCGGGCAAGGTACGTGTGGTCGACGTGGCGGAACTGTGTCCGCCCCTGGATCCGGATCAAGCCACCGCACGTGTGGCCGCGCGTTTGATCCACCGAATGGTCAGTGCGCAGGCTCAGTGA
- a CDS encoding DUF4198 domain-containing protein, which translates to MRNTQLSATLLLFAVAGSAGAHDLFVAFSKPGTAAGEANTALVNNGTFDESAGAVTRARLQDVSLSQGGAKAAPDLASWKEVGKQSQLTVHPAGEGTYLLGVSTMASTSTRTASEFGKYLELEDLPDTLATYDASKFPKGVTYSYTKHARTIGQVGTKLTDDFAASLGYPLEIRLARNPGSVKVGEQLSFQVLQQGTPVPNLRVYVGHRADAPVKGGHGSATLLRTDAQGQASFQVTTAKTWYIHTNHIVPSTQKGLDFVSDRASLSFEISPHAGH; encoded by the coding sequence ATGAGAAACACGCAACTATCCGCCACACTACTGCTGTTCGCTGTGGCCGGCAGTGCCGGTGCGCACGACCTGTTTGTCGCTTTCTCCAAGCCTGGCACCGCAGCGGGCGAGGCGAACACAGCGTTGGTGAACAATGGCACCTTCGATGAAAGTGCAGGTGCAGTCACCCGAGCGCGTCTACAGGACGTTTCGCTGAGTCAGGGCGGCGCTAAGGCTGCACCGGACTTGGCCAGTTGGAAAGAGGTCGGCAAGCAGAGCCAGCTCACCGTGCATCCGGCGGGCGAGGGCACCTATCTGCTGGGGGTCTCGACGATGGCCTCCACCAGCACGCGTACGGCCAGCGAGTTCGGCAAGTACCTGGAGTTGGAAGACTTGCCCGATACCCTGGCCACCTATGATGCGAGCAAGTTTCCCAAAGGGGTCACCTATAGCTATACCAAGCATGCTCGTACCATTGGACAGGTGGGCACAAAACTGACCGACGATTTCGCTGCCTCGCTGGGCTATCCGCTGGAGATCCGCTTGGCCCGCAATCCTGGAAGCGTGAAGGTCGGCGAACAGCTGTCGTTCCAGGTGCTGCAGCAGGGCACGCCAGTGCCCAACCTACGCGTGTACGTCGGTCATCGTGCTGACGCACCGGTCAAGGGTGGGCACGGTAGCGCTACGCTCCTGCGCACCGATGCCCAAGGCCAAGCCAGTTTCCAGGTGACCACCGCCAAGACCTGGTACATCCACACCAATCACATTGTGCCCTCTACACAAAAGGGTTTGGATTTTGTGTCGGATCGGGCGTCGCTGAGCTTTGAGATTTCCCCGCACGCCGGGCACTGA